In Candidatus Binatia bacterium, the genomic window AGAAGGTCTTCTGGTCCGACATGTAGGCCAGGAAGAGGATGGGGAAGGAGAAGACGACGACGCCGGCCTTCCAATCCTGAACGAGAATTCGGAGCAGCCCGATCAGGGACAGCGCGATGACGAGCCCGCCGAAGCTCTCGTGCAGGACCGAATAGTACTCGCGGAACATCGGCCAGCCGGGCTCGAACGTGTGCTTGCTGAGGTCGGCGTGGCCATAGGCGTAGTGGTACGCCTCCGCGCCAACGTCCCGCACGAACGCGTGGACATCGAGCAGCGCGTACGGCGTGATCGCGAGGAAAGTCAGGATCGCGACGCCCACGACGAGGAAGCTATGCGAGAGCCACCGGTCGCGGTGGTACAGGACGAAGTACAGGCACGCCGGAATCAGGATCAGGAACAAGTTGTACTTGGTCGCGATCGTGAGGCCCGCGAGCGCGCCGACCAGGAGCGCCTTCCGTTGCGACTTCACGCCATCGCGGGCGCACAGCGGGTAGGCAATCGTCGCGAGGATTGCGAATCCGCCCAACACGTTCGTGTTCATGTAGGACCACGAATAGAGCAAGTAGGAACTCGACGCGGTTATGAAGAGCGGCGCCAGGAAGAGCGTTGCCGGGATCCCCGACAAGCGCCGCGCGAGCACCCCGGCGAGGACCATCGCCAGTACGGAGACGAGCGCGTACATGTTCTTGGCGACCTGGATCGCCTCTGGCACTGGAAACGTCGTGCAGACCTTGGTGCCCAGTTCTTCGAGCTCCTCGACTTCCAGGTTTGCGGAGGCGCGAACGAATCCGAGGGCCAGGCCCGCCGTCATGAAGTAGACGTGCGCGCCGGGCTTGGTGAACCGGTGTGGGTTCAGGTCACCGGTCTGCAGAATCTTGTTCGCCCGCGTCACCCACAGCATCTCGTCGCCATGGCGGCAGTACGGAAGCGACTCCTCGATCAGGCGGAACCGCGCCGACAGAGACACGAGCGCGATCACCAGAAGAAGCACGGCGGAGATGCGGTCGGCCGTCGAGTTCATGGTTGGCGTCGGCCCTGGTCGGGGCCCGCACAAAGTGGGCTCGTGTTCCTCACGCCAGGGTCGCGTCTAGCATGAACGGCAGGCGATGGAATGTCGGGAGGGGTCGTGACATTCGACGACGCGGAAAGAGGCACCGACGAATGCGGCGACGAACGAACGATCCAAGCAGCGGGCGGGCCGGCCTCGCGGCGCTACTGGCGCTGGTGCTCCTTGTGGGACCAGGTGCTCTCGGCGTGGAAGGAGATCGAGCGTCTCGGCTTCGACAGCGCGTGGCTGAATGATCATCTGCTCGCGGCGCTCGCCGCTGAGACGGAGCGGAGAGGCTCGAAGAATCGCTCCAGGTCATCACGAAGCTCTGGTCGGGCGAGCCCGCGACGTTCGAAGGGAAGTACTACACGCCGAAGGATGCGCCTCTGGCTCCGCAACCGGTGCGGAAGCCGCATCCGCCGATCCTAATCGGGGGACAAGGGAAGAAGTGGATCGTTCCTCTCGTCGGCCGCTACGCGGATCGCTGGACCGCCAACCCGCCCGTCGAGTCTCAAGGTCCACCGGGCGCACCGGTTGCTTGCAACGCATGGATGCCGAGCGCTGTAGCTGCGGGGTGGGCGACCGGGGTCGTTAGGCTGCTTGCGCTTCTTCGTCGCTCGCGGCGATCTTCGGCGCCTTGTGCCCCTTGAGCGACTTCCACGCCATCCGGAGCGTCACCTTGATGCCCTCGACCCCGAGGTACGGGAACGTGAGCGGGATGAGCAGGACGTAGAGGAAGAGTGCGACGCGCTTCATCCGCTTCTGGATGATCCAGCGAATGGCCGGCTTCAGCCAGTCGGGGGACTTCGCGTAGACCGGAGTGATCTTCGCGAGCGTCTCAGCGAGTTCCTTGTGGGGGTGCTTCAGGATCGACTCGTGGTGGTAGCCCGAGACGCCCTGGCGGACCTTCTCTTCGCCTTCGGCGTCGAGGTATCCGAGCTTCACTGCGTGGTCGTACATCTTTGTCTTCGGGAAGGGGTAGAAGACGTAGGCGGACGACTGCGTCGGCTTGATCTCGTCGATCATCTGGAGCGTCTTGAACATCTGCTCCGGCTGCTCGCCGGGGTTGCCGTAGATGCACGAAGCTTGCAGGCCGATGCCGGCATCGATGATGCGCTTGGCAGCGGTCTTGATGAGGTCGTCCTCCATGGGACGGTCCATCATGTGGCGGCGCACGTCGGCGTCACCGGAGTCGACGCCCATGAAGATCGTGTGGCAGTTGGCGGACTTCATCGCGGAGACCAGCTTCGGTCGAATCGTCGTCGGGTAACCGAAGCAGTACCAGGGGAGGTTGATCTCTTTGCGATAGGCCTCGCAGAACTCCTCCACCCACTTCGGGTTGGTGGTGAAGTTGTCGTCGTGAACCGAGACGTACTGCGGGTCGTACTTCTGGAGGTTGACCTTCAGCTCTTCGATCACGTTTCCGATCGAGCGCTTACGAAGGAAGTCACCCTTCCCTTTGAAGATCTCGCGTTGGTAGTGGATGTTGCAGAACGTGCACTTGAAGGGGCACCCGCGACCAGTGAAGACCTCGAGGTTGTCCTTGAAGCATCCGTACTCGTGCCAGAGCTGCTTCTCTGGGAACGGGAAGTCGTCCAGCTCGTTCTGCAGCGGTCCCATCTCGTTGCGGTGGATCAGACCGTCCTGCTTGATCCACATCGTCGGGATGTTGGTGTAGTCCT contains:
- a CDS encoding glycosyltransferase family 39 protein codes for the protein MNSTADRISAVLLLVIALVSLSARFRLIEESLPYCRHGDEMLWVTRANKILQTGDLNPHRFTKPGAHVYFMTAGLALGFVRASANLEVEELEELGTKVCTTFPVPEAIQVAKNMYALVSVLAMVLAGVLARRLSGIPATLFLAPLFITASSSYLLYSWSYMNTNVLGGFAILATIAYPLCARDGVKSQRKALLVGALAGLTIATKYNLFLILIPACLYFVLYHRDRWLSHSFLVVGVAILTFLAITPYALLDVHAFVRDVGAEAYHYAYGHADLSKHTFEPGWPMFREYYSVLHESFGGLVIALSLIGLLRILVQDWKAGVVVFSFPILFLAYMSDQKTFFARNVLSLHLFIGLGAAIGFCFLVQALRTRVAQTESFRERPQLAAVAVAVVASLIVLASLPWANIAKAHESNQEPRNLATAWVHENAKPWHLLLIDRRLGLEIPKLRKAGFKLKLIEPLAGEDTLDELRARHGSTLILYPSFRSAQQNALFADVTPITEFVGRSTPSTGVICGRLPPTVKIGWL
- a CDS encoding radical SAM protein, with protein sequence MRVLFYYRGIENLGVGYCMSMLKANGHEIDLIFDPGLDDNLFIKFPQLAWVNRHQELLERAKAFKPDLVAMGCLTNLYPFATKMAEKLKETMPDVPILMGGHHAQALPDYILQNPHIDMACIGEGEIALLELANRMERGEDYTNIPTMWIKQDGLIHRNEMGPLQNELDDFPFPEKQLWHEYGCFKDNLEVFTGRGCPFKCTFCNIHYQREIFKGKGDFLRKRSIGNVIEELKVNLQKYDPQYVSVHDDNFTTNPKWVEEFCEAYRKEINLPWYCFGYPTTIRPKLVSAMKSANCHTIFMGVDSGDADVRRHMMDRPMEDDLIKTAAKRIIDAGIGLQASCIYGNPGEQPEQMFKTLQMIDEIKPTQSSAYVFYPFPKTKMYDHAVKLGYLDAEGEEKVRQGVSGYHHESILKHPHKELAETLAKITPVYAKSPDWLKPAIRWIIQKRMKRVALFLYVLLIPLTFPYLGVEGIKVTLRMAWKSLKGHKAPKIAASDEEAQAA